One window from the genome of Bubalus kerabau isolate K-KA32 ecotype Philippines breed swamp buffalo chromosome 17, PCC_UOA_SB_1v2, whole genome shotgun sequence encodes:
- the CALM3 gene encoding calmodulin-3, giving the protein MADQLTEEQIAEFKEAFSLFDKDGDGTITTKELGTVMRSLGQNPTEAELQDMINEVDADGNGTIDFPEFLTMMARKMKDTDSEEEIREAFRVFDKDGNGYISAAELRHVMTNLGEKLTDEEVDEMIREADIDGDGQVNYEEFVQMMTAK; this is encoded by the exons ATG GCTGACCAGCTGACCGAGGAGCAGATCGCAG AGTTCAAGGAGGCCTTCTCCCTCTTCGACAAAGACGGGGACGGCACCATCACCACCAAGGAGCTGGGGACAGTGATGAGGTCTCTGGGGCAGAACCCCACTGAAGCCGAGCTGCAGGACATGATCAACGAGGTGGACGCAGATG GGAACGGGACCATTGACTTCCCCGAGTTCCTGACCATGATGGCCAGAAAGATGAAGGACACGGACAGCGAGGAGGAGATCCGAGAGGCCTTCCGTGTCTTTGACAAG GACGGCAACGGGTACATCAGCGCCGCAGAGCTGCGCCATGTCATGACGAACCTGGGTGAGAAGCTGACCGATGAGGAGGTGGACGAGATGATCAGGGAGGCCGACATTGACGGGGACGGCCAGGTCAATTATGAAG AGTTtgtacagatgatgactgcaaagTGA
- the PTGIR gene encoding prostacyclin receptor — protein MADSCQNLTYVRDSVGPATSTLMFVAGVVGNGLALGILGARRQSRPSAFAVLVTGLAVTDLLGTCFLSPAVFAAYARNSSLLGLARGRPALCDAFAFAMTFFGLASTLILFAMAVERCLALSHPYLYAQLDGPRRARLALPAIYAFCTIFCSLPFLGLGQHQQYCPGSWCFIRMRSAEPGGCAFSLAYASLVALLVAAIVLCNGSVTLSLCRMYRQQRRHQGSLVPGPRAGEDEVDHLILLALMTGIMAVCSLPLTIRGFTQAIAPDSSEMGDLLAFRFNAFNPILDPWVFILFRKSVFQRLKLWFCCLYLRPAQGDSRKSLSRSASGRKDSSAPPALEGKKGNWVPLSAWGEGQGGHLPAVQLPTSTVGTPSKAGSEAACSLC, from the exons ATGGCGGATTCGTGCCAGAACCTCACGTACGTGCGGGACTCGGTGGGCCCGGCCACCAGCACCCTGATGTTCGTGGCGGGCGTGGTGGGCAACGGGCTGGCGCTGGGCATCTTGGGGGCGCGGCGGCAGTCGCGCCCCTCGGCCTTCGCCGTGCTGGTCACCGGGCTGGCGGTCACCGACCTGCTGGGCACGTGCTTCCTGAGCCCGGCCGTGTTCGCGGCCTACGCCCGCAACAGTTCGCTGCTGGGCCTGGCCCGGGGCCGCCCGGCACTGTGCGACGCCTTCGCCTTCGCCATGACATTCTTTGGCCTGGCCTCCACGCTCATCCTCTTCGCCATGGCCGTGGAGCGCTGCCTGGCGCTCAGCCACCCCTACCTCTATGCCCAGCTGGACGGACCCCGCCGCGCCCGCCTGGCGCTGCCGGCCATCTACGCCTTCTGCACGATCTTCTGCTCGCTGCCCTTCCTGGGCCTGGGCCAACACCAGCAGTACTGCCCCggcagctggtgcttcatccgcATGCGCTCGGCCGAGCCTGGCGGCTGCGCCTTCTCGCTGGCCTACGCCAGCCTCGTGGCCCTGCTGGTGGCCGCCATCGTCCTCTGCAACGGCTCCGTCACCCTCAGCCTCTGCCGCATGTACCGCCAGCAGAGGCGCCACCAGGGCTCGCTGGTCCCCGGCCCCCGGGCAGGCGAGGACGAGGTTGACCACCTGATTCTGCTGGCCCTCATGACGGGCATCATGGCTGTGTGCTCCCTGCCTCTTACG ATCCGCGGCTTCACCCAGGCCATCGCCCCGGACAGCAGTGAGATGGGAGACCTCCTGGCCTTCCGTTTCAATGCCTTCAACCCCATTCTGGATCCCTGGGTCTTTATCCTCTTCCGCAAGTCCGTCTTCCAGCGGCTGAAGCTCTGGTTCTGTTGCCTGTACTTGAGGCCTGCCCAAGGCGACTCTCGGAAGTCCCTCTCTCGGTCCGCCTCGGGGAGGAAGGACTCAAGCGCCCCCCCTGCTCTTGAGGGGAAAAAGGGGAACTGGGTGCCTTTGTCAGCCTGGGGTGAGGGGCAGGGCGGGCACTTACCGGCTGTACAGCTACCCACTAGTACCGTGGGAACACCCTCCAAAGCGGGGTCTGAGGCAGCCTGCTCCCTCTGCTGA
- the GNG8 gene encoding guanine nucleotide-binding protein G(I)/G(S)/G(O) subunit gamma-8 isoform X2 has product MLSRSMSNNMAKIAEARKTVEQLKLEVNIDRMKVSQAAAELLAFCETHAKDDPLVTPVPAAENPFRDKRLFCVLL; this is encoded by the exons ATGCTTTCCAGAT CCATGTCCAACAACATGGCCAAGATCGCAGAGGCCCGGAAGACCGTCGAGCAGCTGAAGCTGGAGGTGAACATCGACCGCATGAAG GTGTCGCAGGCAGCGGCCGAGCTCCTGGCCTTCTGCGAGACTCACGCCAAAGATGACCCGCTGGTGACGCCGGTACCCGCCGCAGAGAACCCCTTCCGAGACAAGCGCCTCTTCTGCGTCCTGCTCTGA
- the GNG8 gene encoding guanine nucleotide-binding protein G(I)/G(S)/G(O) subunit gamma-8 isoform X3 → MSNNMAKIAEARKTVEQLKLEVNIDRMKVSQAAAELLAFCETHAKDDPLVTPVPAAENPFRDKRLFCVLL, encoded by the exons ATGTCCAACAACATGGCCAAGATCGCAGAGGCCCGGAAGACCGTCGAGCAGCTGAAGCTGGAGGTGAACATCGACCGCATGAAG GTGTCGCAGGCAGCGGCCGAGCTCCTGGCCTTCTGCGAGACTCACGCCAAAGATGACCCGCTGGTGACGCCGGTACCCGCCGCAGAGAACCCCTTCCGAGACAAGCGCCTCTTCTGCGTCCTGCTCTGA
- the GNG8 gene encoding guanine nucleotide-binding protein G(I)/G(S)/G(O) subunit gamma-8 isoform X1, which yields MGMLVAVAGGGGSSGAVPQERGRGRTEVGTQTLCLCHPPAFPALSSNSHVQQHGQDRRGPEDRRAAEAGGVAGSGRAPGLLRDSRQR from the exons ATGGGTATGCTGGTGGCGGTAGCAGGAGGAGGCGGGTCCTCAGGGGCTGTGCCCCAGGAGAGGGGGCGGGGCAGAACTGAGGTGGGTACCCAGACGCTGTGTCTCTGCCACCCGCCGGCCTTCCCAGCCCTGAGCAGCAACAG CCATGTCCAACAACATGGCCAAGATCGCAGAGGCCCGGAAGACCGTCGAGCAGCTGAAGCTGGAG GTGTCGCAGGCAGCGGCCGAGCTCCTGGCCTTCTGCGAGACTCACGCCAAAGATGA